Below is a genomic region from Leptotrichia shahii.
TTTTAGATTTTGGAAACGGTTTTTACTTAACTTCTGATTTTGAACAGGCGAGTAAGTGGGCAAAATTAATAACAAAACGAAGAAAAACAGGAAGTCCTATTGTTTCAGTTTTTGAAATTGAAAAAGTTAATTTAGAAAATTTAAAAGTTTTGAAGTTTAAATATGCAAATGAAGAGTGGTTAAAATATATTTCTAAAAATAGAACAAGTAAAATATTTGATGAAGATTTAGATATTGTGATTGGAGCAGTGGCAAATGACACAACAATGCCAGTTTTAAACTTATATTTAAATGGGATATATGATGAAAAAGAAGCGTTGAAAAGATTATTGCCACAGAAACTGAAAGACCAATATGCATTTAAGACAGAAAAGGCTTTGGAAAAATTGAAGTTTGTGGAGTTGATGCGAGTATGAATATGAAAGAAATATTTTCGGATGTTTTGGCAAATTATGATAGTGAAGTTATAAAACTTATTTCAGAAAAATATGGATTTAGTGAAATGGAATCAATGAGAAAATTTTTGTATTCAGAAACTTATGAAATGCTTTCAGATTTTGAATTGGAAATGTGGGAATTTAGTCCATTAGTAATTTTAGATATGTGGGAAAATGAGAAAATTACTGGAGATCCTAGAAATTCTGTGTATATAAGAGGTGAGAGCGGTGTCTAAAAAAATGAAGTTTTTTGTGTATTTGCTGGAAAAATATGCAGAATG
It encodes:
- a CDS encoding DUF3990 domain-containing protein yields the protein MKLYHGSNIGVEKPKILQNNRFLDFGNGFYLTSDFEQASKWAKLITKRRKTGSPIVSVFEIEKVNLENLKVLKFKYANEEWLKYISKNRTSKIFDEDLDIVIGAVANDTTMPVLNLYLNGIYDEKEALKRLLPQKLKDQYAFKTEKALEKLKFVELMRV